GGCGGAGACCGCGCTGCGGCCCTTGGTGCCGTAGCCACAGATGATGACGTGGTCCTTCACGGTTCTCCTCCACCGCGACAGGCGACGGCCGGTCCGGTACTGCTCGGTCAGGACTTCCAGGGTGGTACCGACCAGGATGATCAGGAAGAGCACCCGGGCGGGCGTGACGAAGAGGACGTTGACCAGCCGGGCCGACGGCGCGGCCGGGGTGATGTCCCCGTAGCCGGTGGTGGAGAGCGAGACGACCGCGTAGTAGAAGCAGTCGAGCAGCGTCAGGCCGTCCTCGTTGACGTCGCGGTAGCCGTCCCGGCCCAGGTAGACCGCGCTGACCACGGCCAGGACCAGGCCCAGCGCGGCGGCCAGCCGCAGGCTCAGCGCGCTCAGCGGACCCCGTCGCTGCGCAGGAAAATGGATCACCCTCGGACCCGCTCCACCACTGTCACCTGCACGCCCACAACATAGCCGGTAGGCCGTACACCGCACGTCCGGGTCGCGCAGCGGACAACCGACCCCTGGCCCGCACCCGACTACCTGACGACAACGACGAACCGGTGCAGGCCGGCAGACGGAGGGGGCGCGACCCTCGTGACGACGAGCGGCGGACGGCGAGCCGAGGCCGACGACGAATACACCGAGTACGTGAGATCCCGGATGGTCCAGTGGCGGCGGACCGCGTACCTGATGTGCGGGGACTGGGACCGGGGCGACGACATCCTGCAACGGGTGCTCACCGAGCTGTACCGCTCCTGGAGCCGAATGCGGCAGGCCGACCACCTGGACGCGCTGGTCCGCACCATGCTGCTGCGACGGCTGATCGACGAACGGCGGTTGCGCTGGTCCCGGGTACGGCTCGGCACCGCACTGCCCGACGTGTCGACGACCGCCACCGACCCGACCGACCGGATCACCCTGGTCGGCGCGTTGCGCCAGGTACCCCCGCGTCAACGCGCGGTGCTGGTCCTGCGGTACTTCCAGGACCTCAGCGTCGACGAGACCGCGCGGGTCATGGGCTGCACGACCGGGACCGTCAAGAGTCAGACCGCCAAAGGTCTGGCCACCCTGCGCGCCCTGCTGACCCCCAGCCTGACCGGCAACTGAGAGGAGCGACGATGCTGGATGAACGCCAGATTGGCGACCTGATGCTGGCCGAGATCGAATCGGCGGAGCGACCCTCCGCGCTGTTGGACGTGGGCCGTGCGATGACCACCGCGCGGCGGCAGCGCCGCCGCGCTCAGGGGCTCGGTGCGGCGCTGCTGGTGGCGGCGCTGACCGTCGGCGGGCTCACCGTCCCGGACCTGCTGATCCCGGACCGGCCACCGGCCACCGCCCCGATCGGTGCGGCGCCGGCCGGCGGCGAGACCGGCCTGCCGGTCGCGCTCACCACGGTTGACCCACAGCAGGTGTACGTCCGATTCGGTTGGCTGCCGGACGGGTTGCGCAATCTCCAGTACCAGGCCGGGCTGCTCCTCTCCGGTCCCGGCGTGCACCTAAGCGCGTCCAACGGCCGCACCGACGACCAGCGGCAGTTCGTGGCGGTCTCGCTCCTCCAGAAAGGCGTACAGCCGTCCGCCCCCCAGCGGGACAGCGGGCAACCCGCCACCGCGACTGGCACCAGCGCCGGTCCCGAACTGAACGGCGGGCCCAGCGTCTTCACCAACTATTCCGGTGCCGAGAAGCCGGAGGCGATTCTGCGCTGGGAGTACGCCCCGAAGGGCTGGGTGCAGGTTCGGGTGTTCGGGGTGGGACCGGATGCACCGAGCGTTGCGGTGCAGGTGGCCCGTGGGCTGCGGTTCGACACGGGCCCCGTCCCGATGCCGGCGGCGGTAACGGGCGTGCCGGCCGACCTCGGGCTCATCACCGTCGACGTGAGCGAGTCACTGGACGAGCCCCGGGGCTGGTACGCCGGATGGACCTGGACCGCGGAGCCCGGTACCGACCCCGGCCGGCAGCGGGCACGGACACTGACCGTCGGCGTCTCCCGGTACCGCCACATCACCGATCCCGCCGACAAGGCATACGTCAACCCGAACACCACTGTCGACGGGCACCCGGCGCGGTTCGGTGGACAGAACGGCAACGAGTCGCTGACCGTCTACGACGTGAACGGGGCGAACGTGACGATCGATGACAGCGCACTGCTTCCGGCCGGCGGCACCCGGGCGCTGTTTCCGGCGGTCACGCTGGTGGCCGAACCGGCCGCCTGGCACACCCACCTGTACCGCTGAGGTGTCGGGCCCGCGCCGATTCGACGGTGCGGGCCTGCACGGGTCGGTCCGGACGGCCGGCGACGGGCATGATGGGGTTGTGCTTCCGACGACGACAGCGAGAGTGAGGCCGGCATGTCGTTGCTGCGACGAGTGATTGGCGGTGTGCTGCGCCGCCACCGTCAGCGCCAGGGCCGCACGCTGCGCGACCTGGCCCAGTCGGCCGGCGTCTCCGTGCCCTACCTCTCCGAGGTGGAGCGGGGCCGCAAGGAAGCCTCCTCGGAGGTGCTCGCGGCGATCTGCCGGGCGCTCGGCATCAGCCTCTCCGACCTGCTCGGGGAGGCCCGTGACGACATGCGCCGGGTCGAGCCCCGCCTGCCGGCCGCGCCGCGGGCGATGCTGACCCGACTGGAGCGGGTCGAGGTGACCCGGCGCGACACCGGCAACGCGACCCTGCTGGTGGGCCCGCGTACCGGCGGGCTGGTCCTGCACCGGGGGCCAGCGGAGAGCACGTCGGTCCTGCGCGTCGGCGCGTTGGCCACCAGCGGTGGCTCCCACCCCGGTCCGCGTACCGCAGCTCTGTCGGGTGGCCCGCAGGCCCGGGCGGGTGCGCGGCGGCTGACCGCCGCGTAGGCCGCGCCGGTTCTGCCGTCGGCGGATCTGCCGCCGGCAGAATCCCTGGGCCAGCCACCATCGCCGCGCGCACGCTGGACGGGCCGGTCCACCGGGCGGTCCCACCGCCCAGCCGGCACGGCGGAGGGCGGCTACGAATGATCGACAATGGTGTACGGATGCTGGACGGCGGGCAGCCGTCCTTCGGTGACCAGGTGTTCGAGCGGCTGCTGCGGGAGCGCATCGTCTTCCTCGGCACCGAGGTGACCGAGGAATCGGCCAACCAGATCTGCGCGCAGATCCTGCTGCTCGCCGCCGAGGACGCCGAGCGGGACATCTACCTCTACATCAACTCGCCGGGCGGCTCGGTGAGCGCCGGGATGGCCGTCTACGACACGATGCGCTACGTCCGCAACGATGTGGCCACGCTGGCACTGGGGTTCGCCGGTTCGATGGGGCAGTTCCTGCTGTGCGCCGGCGCGGCCGGCAAGCGGTACGCGCTGCCGCACTCGCGGGTGATGATGCACCAGCCATCCGGCGGGATGGGCGGCACCGCCGCGGACATCACCATCCAGGCGGAGAACATGCTGCACGTGAAGCGGACCATGCAGGAGCTGATTGCACAGCACAGTGGACGGACGCTGGACGAGATCCAGCGGGACTGGGACCGGGACCGCTGGTTCACGGCCGAACAGGCCCTGGAGTACGGCCTGATCGACCACGTGCTCACCAGGGCCGAGCAGCTACCGTCGGTCTGACCTGTGCCAACGCCGGACGCGGCCCCCTCGATCCGCGTCCGACCAGGCACGGGCGAGCCTGAGTGGTGCCGGCCCCGATACGTCGGAGCCTATTCCCACCAGTGGGAATGGGCTCGGCTGGAAAGGCGCAGCGCATTTACGCAGATTCTCGTTACAGAGATAAGGGTGAATTCGTTGTGCCCGCCGGCCAGCTCCAGCCTTCCCGTTGGCGGCGTTCCGGCCGTGCGGGGCTCGGGGCCCGCGCGACCGATCAGCATCGGCGGCTGACTGCACCCCAGCATCGCGATGGGGGTGATGCCGGCGGCAATCGGCCAGCGGCGGCCCGTTAGGGTCACGTCTATGCGTCGACTGATCCCAACCCTTTCGATCGCCCTGGCCGTCGCCCTCGTGGCCGGCTGTGGCACCAACTCCACCGGCGACTCCACCGCGCCCGCAACGTCCAAAGCGGACCCGGTCACCGCCATCCGGCAGGCCATGGATCGCAGCCTCGCCGACACGGTCACCCTGGACGCCTCGATCAAGGCCGGCACCCAGTCGATCACGCTCAGCGGAAAGATGGACCCCGCCTCCCGGGCGGTCCAGGTCACCGGCAACGCCCCGGAGCCGATGGAGGCCCGGCTGATCGGCGACGCCGCCTACATCAAGTCGGACTCGCTCGAGGGCGAGAAGCCGTGGATGAAGATCGACCTCAGCAAGCTCAAGCCGACCAGCTCGCTGCGCCAGTCCTTCGACCTCAAGGCGCAGACCGGCATCATCGGCGGCGTCGTGTCCGCGCAGGAGGTGGGCGACGGCCGTTACACCGGCACTGCCGACCTGAGCAAGGCGGCTGAGGCCGCCAGTTCCGATGGCGGCATGCGCGAGGGCCTGGAGTCGACGGCGAAGCTGGCGAAGGACCCGAAGGCGGTCCCGTTCGAAGCGACTGTCGACGCCGACGGCCGCCTCACCGCACTGTCCTACACGGTTGCCACGAAGACGGTGGGTGACCTGGTCACCGACATGCGTATGAGCAACTTCGGCGAAAAGGTGACGGTGACCGCGCCGCCCGCCAACGAGACCGAGGCCGCCTCCGCGGAGATGTACAAGTTCTTCTGAGCGGTCAGCACGTCCCCGGCGTCGCCGGAAGCGTGGGCCGCGGGTGTTTCCGCA
Above is a window of Micromonospora coriariae DNA encoding:
- a CDS encoding SigE family RNA polymerase sigma factor, which translates into the protein MTTSGGRRAEADDEYTEYVRSRMVQWRRTAYLMCGDWDRGDDILQRVLTELYRSWSRMRQADHLDALVRTMLLRRLIDERRLRWSRVRLGTALPDVSTTATDPTDRITLVGALRQVPPRQRAVLVLRYFQDLSVDETARVMGCTTGTVKSQTAKGLATLRALLTPSLTGN
- a CDS encoding ClpP family protease; this encodes MIDNGVRMLDGGQPSFGDQVFERLLRERIVFLGTEVTEESANQICAQILLLAAEDAERDIYLYINSPGGSVSAGMAVYDTMRYVRNDVATLALGFAGSMGQFLLCAGAAGKRYALPHSRVMMHQPSGGMGGTAADITIQAENMLHVKRTMQELIAQHSGRTLDEIQRDWDRDRWFTAEQALEYGLIDHVLTRAEQLPSV
- a CDS encoding helix-turn-helix domain-containing protein, coding for MSLLRRVIGGVLRRHRQRQGRTLRDLAQSAGVSVPYLSEVERGRKEASSEVLAAICRALGISLSDLLGEARDDMRRVEPRLPAAPRAMLTRLERVEVTRRDTGNATLLVGPRTGGLVLHRGPAESTSVLRVGALATSGGSHPGPRTAALSGGPQARAGARRLTAA